The sequence below is a genomic window from Lycium ferocissimum isolate CSIRO_LF1 chromosome 9, AGI_CSIRO_Lferr_CH_V1, whole genome shotgun sequence.
aaaagaaagcataaTTTGAGTTATTCAATCGCTTAGCTGTGTGTACAAAACATGCATTTGCCATGTCATCATGAGATGCCTATGAGATACACTTTCGCCAAGTTTAAGGGTCTATCTGGTCACTGATAAAGTTTGAATGTCTATCTTACAAAACCTGTCAAGTTTAAGGGCCTATATAGGTATTAAGCcgatgaaaaattatttcctaatgagataagggtcaaaaactgttacacctcggatttTTTGCCACGTTAAAGTCGCATCATGAGTTAGTCGACGcaagttcaaaagaaattatgttgaggataaaagggattgattttattaatataaatggttacaagagtctataaataatattagtaagtggcggaagatttggagggtgaatgaatcaaagaCGCATGAGTTTCGCcaaaagtcggcaagttgggaatacgataacttgtacttttgggtgagATTAGGGGTGCTCCACATGCTAAGAAAGTAatgatatgaagtatttgaattgtataatggtctcttgttaagtttggaagCCAAACTAGTTGTAATACGAAAGTTGACAAAGGGCgtcgcaagttaagtttgtaaatttcactgaaatttgggtcagatgtctcggagcttttctctcaatctaCTTGGATTTACGGGGTGATCCACCTACCAAATCGAAattctacgagtctagtttccagagCATTTTACCGTTCGTCGATACAATATCGGAGTTGAGAGATATTCGCATTTCCGTCCAGGGACATAAACGGTCACGGAACAAGTGCTCTAGGTCGGTGGTGCACTTttgccttgtatatatataaggcctTTCACGatttttcccttcattttatCATCTTCATGACCTAGAAAACCCTCAAACTTTTTCCAATTAATCCTCCACCAATCTCAATCCAAACCAAGAGCAAATATATCAACTTtaacatgaagaacaacatggcAACTTCgaaattgtgatttcttcactaTTTTACCTTTCGGAGGAAAACCTTGCTTTGAAGTAACATGGAGTTTGAAGTGGTTTTCATGACCTAAGGTAcattttaatttccttttgatctctttgaacttctacaagtaattgatcatagaaattggtgaaaacCCCCATAGAACAAGCTCTTCTATATTCTTATgaaactttcatgaacttaGCTTATTTGTTGGGGAATGTTTTATATggttttgttgtgttgtttggagTTATGGTGATATGGATGGGATCATATTGAAGAGGAGAAGTAGAAAAGTAGAATTTGGTAGCGTTTTACGGGAAAATTTCAATACATAAAGGGCCTATAAATTCATGCCCATGAGTTGCTCGATTAAATGTCTAGATGAAGATTTCTATAAGCTATGACCTTGGTTTTGATCTTGAATAGTCCGTATTATGTAGGAAATCGTTCGTAATGCATTCAAGGACTCGGGAAACATATATAACTCCATCGgcgaggtatgtagggctttctaTTCTCTTTGTGGCATGACTAGATTTCAAATGACCTTTCATTGAAAAGTTGTTCCGCTAACTTGGATCGATCGCGTTCTATGATAATTGAGCTGACGCATACTCATCTATGACTTATACCAAATTATGGTCCACATCTCCTTTTGGCTATCGATTAAAAGACTTTCCATTCAGCTTGTGTCGATTATGTCCCAAAATggttaagcttacccttttctcatgaatagTTTGTATCGAAGTACCTTTCACATTTCGTATCCCTCTTGTTTATggaatgaagaatgatattagtTATGGTACTTTTCACATAAAATTTGAGTTGATTGTACTTCCTTTAATTGAGTTAATTGTCTATTGCTCCAAGGTGACGAATCTCTCGTTGGCACacttttttttgataaaagtTGTGTCGATCATATTTCATAAGAGTTTGACTAACTTTGGCTTCAtgaataattcataacaagatgtttccttgtacttttacttctttggcctaatgatcaaataatgataaacgtagcgacaataatgaaaatcggagggTAACGACGACAGGTCACTCCGACTCTTCTTATGATATCTCTTCTGAGGTCAGTCttgcattgcacttatatatatatatatatatatatatatatgtatttattttcattacctagccgcgctatagtcggccgggtaggcacttatatgtgcacctagacatgtttctttctttaccgagccgtgttgtaggcggccgggtaggcacgtagctgtgcacctagatgtatttatttctttaccgagccgtgtTGTAGGCGGCGGGTAGGCACGTAGGCATTGCCACCGATCAACagagatgatgttatgatgatgagctcgCCTCTACGTaggatttattattgttatatgatgCGATATATGCCTCCACGgtgaggaatgattttacgggcatgcatttacatttatgtcatggtTATGGTTGCCCTCGGTGGGTCTCGTTCGAGTTTTAGGTTTGTCTCTAGATCTTTTCCCATGATTATCCGtatctcttatgcttatgttatatttacacttaccaccttacatactcggtacatatttcgtcgacgcATTTTGTCTTGTTGcgatcatgcccacaggtacggtAGACAGATGGTGTACCTTTCTCGGTAGGATACCGAGTTCGGCGGGGATGTTCGCACTCCATTCTCGGAGTTCTTCGGTCGAGTCATTAAATAggatgcatgcatatatatagagagagtaTAGCTATCGTACGCCGTGCCCTTGTCCCGACCGGCTGATGCATATTAGTGCTCTTGAGGCTTGCAGTATATCGGTCGGTGTACGGgtattgtgtttggccttgccgcTTCGACTAGTTTTCTTTCTTggttgtggccttgtcggcctagttatgcatatatgtgttgttgggccTTCTCTGCTTGCGTTAAAGTTgttatgatatacttcttactattGTTATTCGAGCGCCTCGAACGGCCTATGATTCACGTTATAGAGCTTAGATatcacagttggttcgctcggccccttCGGGTGCCGGGTGCCGGCCACAcccccaaggttggggtgtgacaaaaacaCACCTTAactgtcattttttttttttgaatttcatacctaaactatcaaaaGGTTGagaaaattacataaactatcactatctagtttgcaaaacacacttCAAATTATTCTTAAATGGCATGTGATCTACACCcaccattttatataaaaatgttgcCAAGTGTTGTCCACGTGGATAAATAATGTTACAATGGCACCTATAtggaaattattaaaaaaaactaattgttttaaaaaacaaactgaaaaataataatttttgtaaaaaaatatcaaaaattatagaaaataaaaaatagcttaaaaatggaaaagttttttttttttttttttaaagaaaactgattatttagtttcacattttttttttttaaaaaaaagatcaactttttcatttttttaatcatttttttcattttttttttaaaaatccagatttaaaaaaaaaaaaatatacagttttttttataaaaaaatattattttttaattttcatgtaTGTGCCACCATAGCATTACTTACGCCCTGTGGacaattttttgagaaaatttcagCTTCACTTGCCTTTTGGAGAGTGAGTTCACACATTTAGTTCAGATGTGTTTTACaaactagatagtgatagtttaggtagttttctcaaccttatgatagtttaggtatgaaactaaaaaaaaaaaagtgatagttaggATATGTTTTTGTCCCTTATCTCTTTCCTAATCttagtaaagaaaatgaaagaggaAAATAGCATTaggttttttaaaaatcaaaaaccaaaccaacaataacTAATTGCGCACTATATTTGATTTggatttattttgattttcattGAAAAAACTGTCTCAAACTGAACAATGAACACCCTTAATTGATATTAATGTGTATAACTAAAGAAGGTGATAATGATaacaatttttcatgttttcagACAGTCAATTAGAATAAGCTATGATCCGATTGTTTAAATACAATTTACTAACAAGTTTAAAGGGTTGTCAATGTATTAAGCAAAAACTAATTAATACATTGTTAATTTGGAAGGGTTAATTGCTTGATGTTTTCCCGTTTCATGCAATTTGATTAAATCATTGTTATAACTCAAGATTATTATAAAAGTAACAAAAATAGAGATTATTATTAAGGAAAGTACATGGGACAAAATCTtacgaattttcctttttccagTCCTGGTTCGGACTGCGTTAATTGATCCTAGGTTGATTTTGACAcggaagaaaaatcaagaaacctcAAGTTCAATCCGTGTCTACATGGGAAAAATCAACAAATCAATAAAAGGGTCACTAGACCCTCTATtcttcattcattcatactgcTTACTTTCCAAAAAATATTCTTCCTACTGCTTAATTTCACTTACGTCATGGAAGACGTTGATAATGTGAATGATCATCAATTTCCCGACAATGTTCCAATGTTGTCTTCAGAAGATAGTGTTGTAGATGCCAACCCAATTAGCTATTTTCTTCCTCCTCAGTTATCATCAACACTAACATCAACTCCTCTTTCTAGTACTAGTACTGATGATTTTTCTTTAATGTACCCCATGGCCATTCTAGATGACGACGACGACGACACTGCTTTGTTTTCAGAAATTTCTGAAAACCATTCAAACTCAACCCTGTCTCTGTTTCCAGAAACTTTTGAAAACCCTTCAGAACCCGCTTTTTCTCTATTTCCTGAAGTTTCCACTGTCCTGTGTCTTTCTTTGCCGGGCACACCTTCGACTATAATTAGTCAAGATTCTTCTGCTTCATCAAACAATGCATCAGGTAATTGTGCTCCCAAAAGGTTGCACAATTTGTCTCTGTTTCCAGAACTTCTTGAAAACTTAGGTTCTTTGAAACCAATTGCAAACAATAatcctcctcttcctcctcatccgccatcatcaacatcatcgcCACCGTCCACTGCTCTCTGTCTTTCTCTACCATCCACACCCGATACCTCTTCGACTATAACGACTCTCCAATGCTTCATTGGTAGTCAAGATTCTTCATCATCGGGTAATTGTGCTACAAAAAGGTCGTTGTTCCAAGAATCAACGAACAACCCCAAACGGCAATGTCTAATGGTGGGGGAAGAAGGGCATTGGATAACTAAGAAATTGACTAAGAGCGATGTGAATGGAGCTTCAAGGCTATTGTTACGTAGACAAGAAGTGAAGAGTTATATTTTGCCTTTCTTGAATGAGGAACAACAAGCTATAGTTTGTCAAGATAAATGTGGGATTGATGTAACTGTATTTGATTTGGATACACAAACAGAACATATTTTGACCCTCAAGAAATGGGCAACTAATAACTTTCAACTCGTTAAAGCCTGGACTACGGAGTTTGTGAAAAGAAGGAATCTGAAACAGGATGATGTGATTGCCATTCGTTGGGAGAAAAACAATTCAAGATTTTGCTTTCGAGTTGAGACGAGACGTCAAGAAACTGGTGTATGATCTTCGTAGTGTCTAAATAGTTATGTTAATTTTTGTTCTATTAAATGGTTTATTCTTTTGTAAGTATTGAGACAAAGCTTTTTAATGTTGCTTCATTTatataatcattttttttgtttccagTATTCTGTTTTGATCTTTAGTTTAgcttaaaagaagaaaaaattgagtTCACTGCAGGCTGTTTGGCTAAAAATTCCTTAATATGAAAAATGCTTTTGTGTCAAGAACGCCAtgtttggctaatcaatttgaaaagtatttttgtaTCTATTAGATTGTAGTAATAACTTGTGCTTGACTAAAATTTCAAAAGTGCTCTTGAGGAAAAGCTAGTATTTGACCAAACAACTCAAAACTTTAAAATAATCactgttatttttttatttttttaaaaaagtttaacTTCTCCGAAGCTTGATTTTAGCAAAGTGCTTAGTTCGATTTTCAAATGAGACTTCCAAACCAAATTAGAAGCTGCCCATTGGGAAACACTTGAATATGACAGCATGAAGGGGACTGCCTTAATTATCAAGTCTCTGTTTAACCAGGGAGCTTCCTATTATGCACAAAAGAAAGCAATAATAAAAGGATTCAAGTTTATATTACACACCGATAATATAGGAGCTTTTTACACTATTAGTGAGTTCAACTGGACAGATATACAGTGATGTTGCTTCAAATGGAGAAATATACAGTGATGTTGCTTCATGCTTTTTATGTCTCTCCTAAGCATATGTTAGTTGCTCATAACATGgtacatgtacgtattcttaGATATATTCTTGGACTATTCTTTGTGGTTCAAACGTCTCATAATTAGGTGGCTTGAGCCAAGTATAAATGGTAGTAAATCTTTTGCCTTGGAATATCACCAATACGTATATTAAGTACCTAGTAATAATAAGCACCTAGATAATGTTGCTTAGTCTTGCTTGTGGTTCAGAAGAATGTCAACTTTGGACGAagtcatgaaaaagaaaatccacacccccccccccctcccccaccctcTCTAATTGTCACTGGAGACGGCTACTACGCAAAAATTCTTTTTCATACAGCacaaaggaagaagaaaagaaaaaaggggaagaGACCTATAAGTACATCTGTACATTCATCTTATATACAAAGCTTTTACTTAGTGATATACTGAATATCTCATGCTGattcctttttctccttttacTTCTCGTTTTGGGCTTTCAAATAACTATAAACATCAATCCTCTGGCAGAAGTATTGTTACTAAGTGAGACAAAACTTTGATGGTAATGACCATATTTTTTTCCCTCAATCACCCTCGATTTATCATCTACACgagtgaaaagaaagaaaattaagaaggaaaaagagCTTCGTTCATCTCACTCCATCTTCAACTGGCTTACTGCCATGAAAGCCTTGGTGCATGGTTGAATAATATGTGCTGGTATTACCATTTCTTCTTTTGACTTCAAAGTGCTGTGCTGGATTTGCTTTAAGTTCTCAAAGAAATTGCGTCCATCGGAATCAAAGTCACAAACGGTACTCTCTCCTGGTCTATTTTCCTCATCAAGGTCCAGGATAGAGGCATCACCTTCTAAAGCACGAAGTACCTGAACAATTTTGTATAACACCTTTAGCATTTTGTTTAGAGGTTGCATAAAAGAAGAAATAACAAGCAAGGTTGTGGTCTATAAACCCCtataaaaaaatttggcagcatcaaaagattttttatttattttttattttttatttttaagaaaagaagaTATAATTACCTGACTCATTCGGGGTCTTCTCCATGATGAATGACGCACACAAGCAGCAGCACAAGCCACCATATTAGCCATCTCCTCGCTGTTGTAATTTTGTCCCAAACATGGATCCACTAGAGCGTCaaattttccatcttccaacGCTCTTCTAAGCAAAGGCCTTGCCTGCATATCAGAAAGAGATAATCTTCTTATGCTATGTACAAGTGGTATACCATTAGAAAAGAGCGAAAAGAGTTGACAACAATGACATGCATATCTCGAAAAAGCCGAGGCCTAGAGATGCTTCTAGTTcccaaatattttgttattttgcTACAAGAAACCAACATGTTGATGAAGTTAATTGTGTAAATCTAGTTACTAAACGACATTCAGAAATaattaaagcaaaaaaataagaatatgaAAACCAGAAACAAAGGATACTGTTGATTGGTTATATCGGATAGATCAGAATGAAGGGCAGGGCAGCCTGGTGCACAAAGCATCTCGCTTTAgcagggtccggggaagggccgcacCCTAAGGGGTGCGATGTAGACAGCCtaccctaatgcaagcattaaTGGCGGATATATCAGAATGAttcctattaaaaaaaaaaaattgataacgaggttataaaaaaattatgtcgTTGCAGAGTTGTAAAGGTATTTCTGATCaactaaaatgacataattaaTTCTGGCGCTAGGAGGCGGCATGCAAGAAGCTCCCAACTCTGAAATCCTTAGAATTAGCTTATGTAATTAGTTTTGATAAATTGTGGTACTTATGTAGAATTACCAATAATAATCCTTTGGAGATTAACAAAATGATTCTAGGAACCCACATCCCCAAGATTTCcaagaaaaagggttttattATCTGATAAAAATTGATAAATGTGATGATATTGAATTCACGATAAACTCTATGCTTCAAGGAAAGACTGAAATTTTGGACAATCTAATAGTTGAAAGAGATGCAACAGAAAATTGAGATATGTTCCGTCCTCAAAAGGGGTGTCCAAAACCAGATCTTTTGGTACAAGGATGACAAAGCCCTTTAGAAGTTTTCTATGATGGCCATGTATTTTTATGCCTTTGGTTTGACAGTGCTGAAATTTTCAAGAACACTAGATCTTTCGGATTTGCGCTCATCTCTTTTGTAAAAGGAAAGTGGTCCGTCAAATTCTTATTTTAAGGCAGAGCTTCCCCACGgctcctttcttcttttctgtAAGAGGCTGAATTAAGTGATATTGATTGCTGCCATGATAAAGTTTCTCAACCTTATCACTCAGGGAAAAAGATAAGgaataaaggaaaacaaatacCCAGTACTTCTAAAACCACCAACGATAAACCTTCCAGAGGATCCAGAGATATTTAGAAAGGCAAACTCAGAGAATTGCATCAGGTGCTTGCATGTTCTGCCTCGATTAACTACAGTGCATACATAGCTTGTTTAGGACAAGATTATAATAGATGAATGTTATTCTGTATTGAGGATATGATTAGTGTAGTTGCACGGAAAGTAAGCTTAAGCATTATGTTATCTAACAAGTTATAAAGGTTGCGCATAAACTTTTTACTCATCCGTCTAATTAACCATTAGTTTTAGGCACTTGAGAATGCTGAATAACGGTCAAGAAAATGGAGCAGTTAACATACCCATATGACTAAACTGCTGCATGCGGAGGATTCAGTTGAGATTATAGGCAGACGCCCTGTAATTAACTCCAGAAGCATGACCCCGAAGGAGAAGATATCAGACTTATCTGAGGCCTTTCCACTCTGTGCATACTCGGGGGCCAGATACCTGCAAGACGTCTATTTtatcaaatacatgaagaaactaGAGTGATCAGGAAATGTAGGTTTTTCCTTGTTCGTTCTTACGTGGTCCATCTACCTGAAGCTGTGTAATCCAGAAATCAGTACTAATTTTCAAGTAGGCCAGGCTAAGATCTACAGTTTCCGAAATCTAAGCCCCTCCCTAACCCTAACCCCGTTAGTAAGGGAAAATCAAGGCATAAGCTAGGACTAAGAACCCGAAGACTATCAGACACGGTGAAACAATGGTACAGTCCTAGGCACTATTAACAATTTCATCCTCTGAGTAGCAGGAAAACCTCTGTTTTAATGCTGAAAGGAACCACAGCATCATGAGCAGGTTGACCTAAAATCACGGTCTTGCAAGCGatgaatgtctttaaaatcccCTAGATTTGGGAGTACTATTCTAGCTAAATTTTCTGTGGATATCTAATTATGATATCAGTTGGCAAGTTGGATGAAACAAAGTGAAAATGGGAAGGGCATAGCCTATGCTAAGTATGAGAAAATGAATATTAGTAACTCTAGGACAAGGGAATCACAAGTTTTTACTTAATAAAAGTAGCACAGACTTGTCCACATAATATGATGACCTGTATAAAGTAATTTTGCTTATTCTATGTTGATCTTGTCAAATCTTTTTCCTTCGGATGTCTAATTCATGGTAGCAGAGACAGTGTCAATAGAACTTACCCGAATGTTCCCACCACTCTAGTAGAGACATGACTAACATGATGGCTTGAATCAGATAAGAATTTGGCAAGTCCAAAGTCAGCAACCTGGATACAAATCAAAGTTTCAGTTCATGATAAAGAAGTTACGACGATATACACATACTTTGTcgtcacatggaaaattaaagaaacaaaagaagaatcAATAATGCAGTTAAAATTTAAACCTGCATAAATGCTCATTTGGGTCCAAATTAATCTCATCATGTGGATTTaattattgaagaaaaaaaactattttcatcaACAGTGGATTCTAGGTGTACTCACAAGCCAGTTGTTGATAAAAGAATGCAGCCTGACCTTTCTTAGACAGTAAAGATATAACCGAAAATATCGTGGCAACACCAGAAATTGAATTACAAAGGTACCTTAGCTTCGAagttagaatcaagaagaatattAGCTGCCTTGATATCACGATGAATGATAGTGGGGTTACCTGCAGTAGGTTCGTATCTTTAGAGAAGGATTACGTGTGATAGATACACCAAAAGAAATGACATTTATTAAATGTGAGTCAATTCAAGTAACGACAATTGAACTGTCCTACCATTTCCTGTTATTCACGAAGTTAATTCAAGTAATGACAATTGAACTGTCCTACCATTTCCTGTTATTCACGAAGTTAATTCAAGTAATGACAATTGAACTGTCCTACCATTTCCTGTTATTCACAATCACTTGACAGAGATCAGAGATAGGTTGAATTCTACATTAAATTGGTAgtaatagaagaaaaataaactaaaatctTTGATTTTATATTTGACAGGAAAAAATATAGCTAAAATTTTGATTGGTTAACAAAGTTGAGTTCTTCAAATTATGAATGGCCCAAAAAACTATGTAGTGTTTGTATATAAGTGTGTCAAGTATTTTGGACATTTCAGAAAGAAACATGGCACATTAAATAATACGGAGAAAGTAAAGTTTCCCTGATGCATATTCATGTGATATCTTTGACAAATCAAGAATTATTATGGCCTTCTGCAACCCATTAGCAGACCCTAGAACCTAGAAAGTAAAATTTACCTGATGCATATTCATGTGATATCTTTGACAAATCAAGAATTATTATGGCCTTCTGCAACCCATTAGCAGACCCTAGAACCTAGATAGTATGCAGCTCTCAAATCTCGAGGAGATTCAGAAAAGTGGTGCTATTATAGAAGTGAGGACCAATGGCATCTAttggaaggaaaaaattagATTTACATGTTTTTCAGGAGAACAGGTGATGACTATGAACACCATTAAGCTACCCAACTTGTCACAATCTACAAGCATGCTGACGAAAGTTTCCTCTCGAAACGTGTTCAACATTGTTAAAAAGCATCCAAGCCACTTAATATCCATTTTACTCCTTGGGACACCTCCAGTCAACTAACAGATGAATACGCATATTAAGAACAAACATAGGAAGCCAAGGCAGAGACGGAGTGCACTCACAGTCTTCATGCAGATAGGCCAATCCTTTGGCTGACCCTATAGCAATTTTTATTCTAGCTGACCATTCCATAAAGGTTTGGGCTGCCCCTGCATAGCATACAATCTGTTctaataagca
It includes:
- the LOC132069284 gene encoding uncharacterized protein LOC132069284 is translated as MEDVDNVNDHQFPDNVPMLSSEDSVVDANPISYFLPPQLSSTLTSTPLSSTSTDDFSLMYPMAILDDDDDDTALFSEISENHSNSTLSLFPETFENPSEPAFSLFPEVSTVLCLSLPGTPSTIISQDSSASSNNASGNCAPKRLHNLSLFPELLENLGSLKPIANNNPPLPPHPPSSTSSPPSTALCLSLPSTPDTSSTITTLQCFIGSQDSSSSGNCATKRSLFQESTNNPKRQCLMVGEEGHWITKKLTKSDVNGASRLLLRRQEVKSYILPFLNEEQQAIVCQDKCGIDVTVFDLDTQTEHILTLKKWATNNFQLVKAWTTEFVKRRNLKQDDVIAIRWEKNNSRFCFRVETRRQETGV